One genomic segment of Sminthopsis crassicaudata isolate SCR6 chromosome 4, ASM4859323v1, whole genome shotgun sequence includes these proteins:
- the MLN gene encoding promotilin, producing MMSSKIVATMLVMYIATMLAAQTEGFVPIFTYSDVQRMQEKERNKGQKKSLSVQQRSEEDPMVLVNFENEEENEMIKLTAPVEIGIRMNSRQLEKYQGILEELLTEVLLSTQNVN from the exons ATGATGTCCAGCAAGATTGTAGCTACTATGCTTGTGATGTACATCGCAACCATGCTCGCTGCCCAGACAGAAGGGTTTGTCCCCATTTTTACCTACAGTGATGTCCAAAGAATGCAG gagaaggaaaggaataaagggCAAAAGAAATCTCTGAGTGTGCAGCAGAGATCAGAAGAGGATCCTATGGTTCTTGTGAACTTtgagaatgaggaagagaatgaaatgaTCAAG CTGACTGCTCCTGTAGAAATTGGAATAAGGATGAACTCCAGGCAGCTGGAAAAATATCAGGGCATCCTGGAAGAGCTGCTGACTGAGGTGTTGCTGTCCACCCAGAATG TGAACTGA